Part of the Streptomyces sp. f51 genome is shown below.
CGACGGCTGCGGGCCGGGCGGCGCACCCGCGAGCACGGCGGCCGTGCAGGCCCTGACGTTCCTGGACGACGAACCGCTGTCGGCCGGTGGCGTGCTCAACCTGCTGGAGGACGCCGTGGAGGGCGCGGCGCGGGCGGTGGCGGACCTGGTGCCGCGGCACGCCACGGCCGGGGTCCCGGACGGCGGCGGCACCGGCACCGGCAGCACGCTCACGGCCCTGGTGTGGACCGGCTCCCAGCTCGCGCTCGTCCACATCGGGGACTCCCGTGCCTATGTGCTCCGCGACGGCGGGCTGTTCCGGATCACCCACGACCACACGGTGGTCCAGTCGATGATCGACGAGGGCCGTCTCACCCCGGAGGAGGCGACCGCGCATCCCCAGCGGGCCATGCTGCTCAAGGCACTGGGCTCCCCCGCCGACGTACCCGATCTGCGGCTCCAGGACGTCCGGCCGGGCGACCGCTATCTGCTGTGCTCCGACGGCCTGTCCACCGTCGTGCCGGAGGAGGGGATCGAGCGGCTTCTCACGTCGTCGCCCGATCCGGACACGGCCGTACGGGCGCTGGTCGCGGCGGCGAACGAAGCGGGCGGGCCGGACAACGTCAGCTGCGTGGTCGCGGACGTGGTCGAGGCGACCGACCGCCCGTCCGGCCTCCGGTTCGCCTAGGTCGTGTCCGCACGGTCGCGTCCGCCGTGCGACGCCTGGCACACCCTAGGGCCTGCGGTAGCCGAGGGATGCCTCGATGGCGCGGCCGACCGGGTCGGAGGCGGCGCCGCCGCCGGGGCCGGTCACCCAGGAGCGGAAGACGCTCGCCAGTTGCAGGCCGAAGGCCTCGGCCTGCGCCTCGTCCGCCTGACGTGATCCGTCGCGGGCGGCGACGGTACGGGCGACCTCCTGCCGCAACGGCGCCCGCGGTCCGGGATCACGCCAGCCGGACCGGTCCGAGAGGGCCGCCCGCGCGACGGCCGTGGCGCCGTCCGCGTGGTGGTCGCGGTGGCCTTCCCTCATGTGCCACAACTCGTGCCCGAGGATGACGAGTTGCTGCACGGTCTCGGCACGCTCCTCGACCACGACGAGGTCGAAGTCGCCGAACTCCATCCACAGACCGGTGACTTCGATCTCGTCAGGGAAGCGTTCGAAGCGGAGCCGCACCGGACGGCCGCCCCGGCGTCTGCTCATCTCCGCGCAGAGGGCCTCCGCCAACTCCCGCACGTCGACGGGCGTATCGATCCTTCTCCGCAGCACCCGGCCGAGCTCCACCGCCAGCGCGCGCATCTCGGAGCGGGTCCCGCGCGGACGCAGCGCCCCCATGAACCTTCCGACGGAGCCGGCAGGCCTCGTCGTCATCGCTCCGCCTCCTCGCCGTCCGGCAGGACCTCGGGAAGGTGCGGCGGGGACTCACTCACCAAAGGTCTCCCGGCAGTTGACTCGTCAAGTTGTGACGCGAGCCCGACCCTACGTGTCCGGGTCCGTCCACGCCACGGTTCCCGAACGATCGTTCCCGGTTTCCGGACGATCCTTACGGCGCCTGCGCCCTCCCTCCACGTCCCCGGCGCGATCGGGCCGCCGACCACCCGGTCGCCGGTCCCGATCGTGTAGGAAGAGGCTGTCCCTCCCGGTGAAGTCCTCTCGGCAAGGAGTCCTCGTGTTCTCCCTCTTCCCGGCCCTGGTGAGCGGTTCGGTCGCGGACCGGTCCGCGCTGCGCTTCGGCGACCGGTCCCTGACGTACGCGGAACTGGCCGCCTCCGCGGGAGCGCTGGCCGCACGGCTCGACGGTGCCGGGAGGGTCGCTCTCTGGGCGACGCCGACCCTGGAGACGGCCGTCGGTGCCGTCGCCGCGCTGCTCGCCGGCGTGCCGGCCGTACCGCTGAACCCGAGGTCCGGGGAGACGGAGCTCGGTCACATCGTGGGCGACAGCGCGCCGTCCCTGGTGCTCGCGGCCCCGGGCGACACGCTTCCGGCCGCGCTCGGGGCGCTGGAACGTATCGACGTCGAGGTGACGACGGAGACGGCGGCTGAGGAAGGAGCCGAGGCGGGAGTCGAGGCGGAGGAGGGGACCGAGGTGGTGGTGGGCGTGACGGCGGCGGTCCGCGACCCCGCCTCCCCCGCCCTGGTCGTCTACACCTCCGGCACCACGGGTCCGCCCAAGGGCGCGGTCATCCCGCGCCGGGCGATCGCCGCGACCCTGGACGCGCTGGCCGACGCCTGGCAGTGGACCGGCGACGACGTGCTGGTGCACGGCCTGCCGCTGTTCCATGTGCACGGGCTGATCATCGGCGTCCTGGGCCCGCTGCGGCGCGGCGGTTCCGTGCGTCATCTGGGCCGGTTCAGCGCCGAGGGCGTGGCGCGGGAGCTGGACGCGGGGGCGACCATGCTGTTCGGGGTGCCGACGATGTACCACCGGCTCGCCGAGGCGCTCGGCGAGGACCCGGGGCTCGCCGAGGCGCTGCGTGGGGCGCGGCTGCTCGTGTCGGGCTCGGCCGCGCTTCCCCTGCACGACCACGAGCGGATCAGGGCGGCGACCGGTCGCGGGGTCGTCGAGCGGTACGGCATGACGGAGACCCTGATGAACACGAGCGTGCGGGCGGACGGGGAGGTACGGCCCGGGACGGTCGGCGTGCCGCTGCCCGGCGTCGGTCTGCGTCTGGTCGAGGAGGACGGGACGCGGATCGCCTGGTACGAGGCCGACGGCACCCCGGCCGGGGCGTACGACGGCGAGAGCGTGGGCGAGATCCAGGTGCGCGGCCCGAACCTCTTCACCGGGTATCTGAACCGGCCGGACGCCACGGCCGCCGCGTACAGCGCCGACGGCTGGTTCCGTACGGGGGACATGGCGGTCCTCGACCCCGACGGCTCCGTCCGTATCGTCGGCCGCAAGGCCACCGACCTGATCAAGAGCGGCGGATACAAGATCGGCGCGGGCGAGATCGAGAACGCGCTCCTCGAACACCCCGGGGTGCGCGAGGCCGCCGTGGCCGGGGAGCCCGACGCCGACCTCGGCGAGCTCGTCGCGGCCTGGATCGTCCCGCTCGATCTCCAGGCGCCGCCGTCCGCCGGGGAGTTGGCCGACCACGTGGCCCTCCGTCTCGCCCCGCACAAGAGGCCACGCACCGTGCGCTTCCTGGAGGCGCTGCCCCGCAACGACATGGGCAAGATCCTGAAGAGGGAGCTGCCGCGTGACTGAACGGATCTCGGCCCGCGAGGCCATCGCCCTGGTCACCGACAGCTTCGCCGAACTCCCCTGCCCCGACGCGACGTTCCCGCCGGACGGTCCACTGTCCTGGGCGGGGTACGGCGACGCCCGGGCGCGCGCCGTGGCCCGTACCGGCGAGGAGGAGTCGGTCGTCTGCGGTACGGCGACCTTCGGGACGGCGAGTTTCGGCACGACGACCGACGGCCGGGCTCCGCTCGGACCGGTCACCGCCGTCCTCGTCGCCTTCGAGTTCGGCTTCCTCGGCGGTTCCCTGGGCGAACGCACCGGGGACCGTCTGGAGGCCGCCCACGACTACGCCCGGACCCACCGGCTGCCCGTCGTCTCGCTCGTGGCCACGGGCGGCAGCCGGATGCAGGAGGGCATGCTCGCCCTGACCCAGCTCCAGCGCGTGGCCCGGCAGTCGGCGCTCACCCGGGACGCCGGGCTCGCCCAGGTCGCGGTCCTGCGGGATCCGACGACGGGCGGCGGCTGGGCCACGCTCGGGGCGGGCGCCGATGTGACGCTGGCGCTGCCGGGGGCCCAGGTCGCCTTCGCGGGTTCCCGGGTCCGTCCGCCCGGCGCGGATCCGGCGGCGTACACGGCCGAGGCGCAGGTCGCGGCGGGCTCGGTCGACGCCCTCGTACCGAAGGAGGGGCTGCGGGAGGCGCTCGCCCTGTGGCTGGACCTGCTCACCGGGCCCGCCGCCGGGGCCGCGCCCGTTCCGGCTGCGCTGGGTGACGCGACGGAGCTGCCCGCGACCGGCTGGGAGGCGGTGCGGCGGGCCCGGTCCGCGGGACGCCCGCGCGCCGAGGCCTACCTGGACGCGTACTTCACCCGCCGGGCGGCGATCGGCGGGGACCGTTGCGGCGGCGCCGACGACG
Proteins encoded:
- a CDS encoding MerR family transcriptional regulator; amino-acid sequence: MLTIGAFAKASRLSPKALRLYDELELLRPARVDPGTGYRYYAAEQLEQARLVAWLRRLGMPLARIRRVCALEPGPAAREIGAYWAGVEAETSARRDLAAFLVDHLSPSPGKDTSMLELRYSALSDTGLVRTANQDSVHAGARVLAVADGCGPGGAPASTAAVQALTFLDDEPLSAGGVLNLLEDAVEGAARAVADLVPRHATAGVPDGGGTGTGSTLTALVWTGSQLALVHIGDSRAYVLRDGGLFRITHDHTVVQSMIDEGRLTPEEATAHPQRAMLLKALGSPADVPDLRLQDVRPGDRYLLCSDGLSTVVPEEGIERLLTSSPDPDTAVRALVAAANEAGGPDNVSCVVADVVEATDRPSGLRFA
- a CDS encoding toxin-antitoxin system, toxin component, which encodes MTTRPAGSVGRFMGALRPRGTRSEMRALAVELGRVLRRRIDTPVDVRELAEALCAEMSRRRGGRPVRLRFERFPDEIEVTGLWMEFGDFDLVVVEERAETVQQLVILGHELWHMREGHRDHHADGATAVARAALSDRSGWRDPGPRAPLRQEVARTVAARDGSRQADEAQAEAFGLQLASVFRSWVTGPGGGAASDPVGRAIEASLGYRRP
- a CDS encoding acyl-CoA synthetase, which encodes MFSLFPALVSGSVADRSALRFGDRSLTYAELAASAGALAARLDGAGRVALWATPTLETAVGAVAALLAGVPAVPLNPRSGETELGHIVGDSAPSLVLAAPGDTLPAALGALERIDVEVTTETAAEEGAEAGVEAEEGTEVVVGVTAAVRDPASPALVVYTSGTTGPPKGAVIPRRAIAATLDALADAWQWTGDDVLVHGLPLFHVHGLIIGVLGPLRRGGSVRHLGRFSAEGVARELDAGATMLFGVPTMYHRLAEALGEDPGLAEALRGARLLVSGSAALPLHDHERIRAATGRGVVERYGMTETLMNTSVRADGEVRPGTVGVPLPGVGLRLVEEDGTRIAWYEADGTPAGAYDGESVGEIQVRGPNLFTGYLNRPDATAAAYSADGWFRTGDMAVLDPDGSVRIVGRKATDLIKSGGYKIGAGEIENALLEHPGVREAAVAGEPDADLGELVAAWIVPLDLQAPPSAGELADHVALRLAPHKRPRTVRFLEALPRNDMGKILKRELPRD
- a CDS encoding carboxyl transferase domain-containing protein, with protein sequence MTERISAREAIALVTDSFAELPCPDATFPPDGPLSWAGYGDARARAVARTGEEESVVCGTATFGTASFGTTTDGRAPLGPVTAVLVAFEFGFLGGSLGERTGDRLEAAHDYARTHRLPVVSLVATGGSRMQEGMLALTQLQRVARQSALTRDAGLAQVAVLRDPTTGGGWATLGAGADVTLALPGAQVAFAGSRVRPPGADPAAYTAEAQVAAGSVDALVPKEGLREALALWLDLLTGPAAGAAPVPAALGDATELPATGWEAVRRARSAGRPRAEAYLDAYFTRRAAIGGDRCGGADDGVLCGFGRAHDGRTVAYAAQRGTPTRPSGYRTAARLVRMAGRLGIPVLTLVDTPGAANDADAERQGAGPAIADLFAAVATARTPVTTLVIGEGGSGGALALAAPGNTWATPDSYFSVIAPESAAAILKRPAGEIRATADQLRLRPQDLLDLGVIRGISPHHA